The stretch of DNA CCAATTATGTCTGCACCAGTTGACTTGTAGAACTTTGATTCTGCCTTTGTGGAAAATCTGGGGCCTTCTATGCAGACATAGGTTGAGTTTTTGTGAACTGAAATTTTTTGCTCGCTTGCCGCATTTAGTATGGCCGATTGCAATTCCGGGCAAAACGGGTCTGCAACCGAAATGTGAATTACTTTACCTTCCTCAGAAAATGTTCCTTTGCGAGATTTTGTAAAATCAATAAACTGGTTTGGCAAAACAAAATGTCCTGGGGCAATCTCTTCTTTGAGACTTCCTACTGCGGACGGTGCAATTATTCTAGTTATTCCCATTTGCTTGAATGCCCAAATGTTTGCTCTGTAATTGATAAGGTGTGGCGGGATGGTGTGCTTTTTTCCATGTCTTGGCATGAATGCAACTTTTTTGCCCTTGAATATGCCAACCGTAATAGAGTCAGATGGCTTGCCAAATGGCGTGTCGACTGTGATCTCTTTTGCTTCCTTTAAGAGGCCGGAATCATAAATTCCGGTTCCTCCAAAAATTCCAATGTCTGCTTGTTCCACTAGTATCTCACCAGGGACTCTGTTCTGTATTTTGAAATCTTTTTGATTCCACCCAATTCTGTTAGCTCCACCATGAATGCAAAGCCGGTTACTTGGCCATCAAGTCTCTCGATTAGCTCAGCTGCTGCCTTTGCGGTGCCTCCTGTGGCAAGCAAGTCATCACAAATGACTACTCGTTGGTCTTTGTTGATTGCATTTTTTTGGATCTCCATTGTTGCCTTGCCATATTCTATTGAATATGATCTTTT from Candidatus Nitrosotenuis aquarius encodes:
- a CDS encoding S-methyl-5'-thioadenosine phosphorylase, whose protein sequence is MEQADIGIFGGTGIYDSGLLKEAKEITVDTPFGKPSDSITVGIFKGKKVAFMPRHGKKHTIPPHLINYRANIWAFKQMGITRIIAPSAVGSLKEEIAPGHFVLPNQFIDFTKSRKGTFSEEGKVIHISVADPFCPELQSAILNAASEQKISVHKNSTYVCIEGPRFSTKAESKFYKSTGADIIGMTLVPECQLAREAQICYASISTVTDYDVWAEKPVTAKEVIETLHKNVENTKRLLTSIPDAIPEHRGCSCAKALEEAQF